A genomic segment from uncultured Methanobrevibacter sp. encodes:
- a CDS encoding carboxypeptidase-like regulatory domain-containing protein yields the protein MSFKKICICLILIFCIIGAASAAEDVSTDVVDASDDAVAVDAVSEDVSDSLESVVEDEPVVDESAPAQDILTSSPLGDDPIIIFVNASKDSSGDGSSWDEAFGGEWAIDDAYCEITDIGIIYAADGIYGIDPTLDINYPATITFIGQGENTIFNNVTTPIYTAGNPERAFTFINLTIAGSYNDFGRSSNFINCTFLSDINMEKAIQDYLDQGMITQVQLDESGDANTYFFNFDNCEFKNLNSVNSPITLYRYSQAKFTNCTFDNIVADSIISRNGDFINQDGIYFYDCKFANCNVKGVVDIPGNIEIADYCAIENCDYDFDATTDIAMVDEYSHNYLNATKLKVVAVDSVVDISSSEKGVVVITLTDGANPIAGATVKYTVNGGDEQTDVTGEDGKFTISGLTGEVTIAVNYEGNDSFNPISDSMFFNFTEEPVVPAKVATKITAPKVSAVYNVAKKLVITLTDKDGKVLANKKVTVKVGTISKTLNTNAKGQVSLNVATLVPKTYTATVKFAGDDSYIASSVSPKVVVSKKNQKIYCYP from the coding sequence ATGAGTTTTAAAAAGATATGCATATGTTTAATACTTATATTTTGTATAATCGGAGCTGCAAGCGCTGCAGAGGATGTGTCCACGGATGTTGTGGATGCAAGCGATGATGCCGTTGCAGTTGATGCGGTTTCCGAAGACGTAAGCGATTCTTTGGAATCAGTTGTTGAAGATGAGCCGGTTGTGGATGAGTCTGCACCTGCTCAGGATATTTTAACTTCAAGCCCTCTTGGAGATGATCCGATTATTATTTTTGTAAATGCTAGCAAGGATAGTAGTGGGGACGGTAGTAGTTGGGATGAAGCTTTTGGGGGAGAATGGGCTATTGATGATGCATATTGTGAAATAACAGATATTGGAATTATTTATGCCGCTGACGGAATCTATGGAATTGACCCCACCTTAGATATCAATTACCCAGCAACTATTACTTTTATTGGTCAAGGCGAAAACACAATTTTCAATAATGTCACTACTCCTATATATACAGCAGGGAACCCTGAAAGAGCATTTACTTTTATAAATTTAACTATTGCGGGATCCTATAATGATTTTGGTAGAAGTTCTAATTTTATTAATTGTACTTTTTTAAGTGATATAAATATGGAAAAAGCAATTCAAGACTATTTGGATCAAGGAATGATAACTCAAGTACAACTTGATGAAAGTGGTGATGCAAATACCTATTTCTTCAACTTTGATAATTGTGAATTTAAAAATTTAAATTCCGTAAACTCCCCAATAACCCTTTATAGATATAGTCAAGCTAAATTTACTAATTGTACTTTTGATAATATTGTTGCTGATTCTATTATTAGTAGAAATGGTGATTTTATTAATCAAGACGGTATTTACTTCTATGATTGTAAATTCGCTAACTGTAATGTTAAAGGTGTAGTTGATATTCCTGGAAATATTGAGATAGCTGATTACTGTGCTATTGAAAATTGTGATTATGACTTTGATGCTACTACTGATATTGCTATGGTGGATGAATACTCTCACAATTACCTAAATGCTACCAAGCTTAAAGTAGTTGCTGTTGATAGTGTTGTTGACATCAGTTCATCTGAAAAAGGTGTTGTTGTTATCACTTTAACTGATGGTGCTAATCCTATTGCTGGCGCTACTGTTAAATACACTGTTAATGGTGGAGATGAGCAAACTGATGTTACTGGTGAAGATGGAAAATTTACCATTTCTGGTTTAACCGGTGAAGTTACCATTGCAGTAAACTATGAAGGAAACGATTCTTTCAACCCTATTAGTGACTCCATGTTCTTTAATTTCACAGAAGAGCCTGTAGTTCCTGCTAAAGTTGCTACCAAGATCACTGCTCCTAAGGTAAGTGCTGTTTATAATGTTGCTAAAAAGCTTGTAATCACCCTTACCGATAAGGATGGCAAAGTCCTTGCTAACAAGAAAGTGACTGTAAAAGTTGGCACTATCAGCAAAACCTTGAACACTAACGCTAAAGGTCAAGTAAGCCTTAATGTCGCTACACTTGTTCCTAAAACTTACACAGCAACTGTTAAGTTTGCAGGTGATGATAGTTACATTGCTTCCAGCGTAAGCCCTAAAGTAGTTGTAAGCAAAAAAAACCAAAAAATATACTGTTACCCTTAA
- a CDS encoding right-handed parallel beta-helix repeat-containing protein, whose amino-acid sequence MQKVKRIALLFSIFLILLISIAAVSAANADDNLSSGVNEEIVETGIGLDECSLNYPLDESVEDNEDRVLCSDSSSNGADSKSSLKGNGKSSLKDSLDSVYNVDSDNLDSFFADGFLKDDYADSILVFNGEFNDKGILDIKSSNVTIIGNNSLLKNTAFCIESNNIMLAGLNFVWNREFSDNDNAGILVLGDNCTIYNCTIDYSVPETTTGFCVYAEGSDGDKIENFTLANSTINFVGNNLRGGWDYCIFIDQVENAMVYGNNINSSLPLRAVDYSFDIFGGVSMEAVGVFVAQSCPNLTFSSNKVFSSVNGGGKTYPTLDTLVIYGCNNAKIENNDIHVEDFNSKDGKDNYLQGIDLYFSNNVTIVHNKIDMITTGGRAGMGTAYPIQVNGPSKGVLIAYNNLTTFNYGPNCGIYSMNYYGQTQNYMISNFINVTGVASTHYYALVAGIEVQDSDDLIWNNTIIVNNIGEYNDANNIYGISYSQSTDGNHTYNIQYNNVTTNGRYAVSLSGPQSLVVDSIIANNVLNTNKSSGNRAVRVGAGYNNTIRNNTDGVFRNTLNPDDLPDWLKNHKGLVPRIVVPRYYREGSNGSGLTDDEGNGAAPWNTGSNPNGDTVFGSNRDTAPGFGGDASPSFTAASPGESGSSAADPNAYEIDEQDNVVSKSSDYFQLGIICIVALLLLLVGYKRQKDKEEEE is encoded by the coding sequence ATGCAAAAAGTAAAAAGGATTGCTTTATTATTTTCAATATTTTTAATCTTATTAATCAGCATAGCAGCTGTTTCTGCAGCGAATGCTGATGATAACCTTTCATCTGGAGTCAATGAGGAGATCGTTGAGACGGGCATTGGTCTTGATGAATGCTCATTAAATTATCCTCTTGATGAAAGTGTTGAAGATAATGAAGATAGGGTTTTGTGTTCTGATTCTTCTTCAAATGGCGCCGATTCCAAATCATCATTAAAAGGCAATGGCAAATCCTCATTGAAGGATTCTCTTGATTCCGTTTATAATGTGGATAGTGATAATTTGGATTCCTTCTTTGCCGATGGCTTTTTAAAGGATGATTATGCCGATTCAATATTGGTCTTCAATGGAGAATTCAACGATAAGGGAATATTGGATATCAAGTCTTCCAATGTCACCATTATCGGAAACAATTCATTGTTGAAGAACACTGCATTCTGTATTGAATCCAACAATATAATGCTTGCTGGGCTTAACTTTGTATGGAATCGTGAATTCAGCGACAATGACAATGCAGGAATCCTTGTCCTTGGTGACAACTGCACTATCTATAACTGCACTATAGATTATTCGGTTCCAGAGACCACTACTGGCTTCTGCGTTTATGCTGAAGGCAGTGATGGAGACAAGATAGAGAATTTCACTCTTGCAAACAGCACCATCAACTTTGTTGGAAACAATCTGCGTGGCGGTTGGGATTATTGCATATTCATAGACCAGGTGGAAAATGCAATGGTCTATGGAAACAATATAAACTCATCCCTTCCTTTGCGTGCCGTCGATTATTCCTTTGATATTTTCGGAGGCGTGAGCATGGAAGCGGTAGGCGTTTTTGTTGCACAGTCCTGTCCTAATTTGACATTTTCAAGCAACAAGGTATTTTCCTCAGTTAATGGTGGAGGCAAGACCTATCCTACCTTGGACACTCTTGTAATTTATGGATGCAACAATGCTAAAATTGAGAATAATGACATTCATGTTGAGGATTTCAACAGCAAGGATGGCAAGGACAATTACCTGCAGGGAATAGACCTATACTTCTCAAATAACGTGACAATTGTCCACAATAAGATTGATATGATTACTACTGGTGGCCGTGCAGGTATGGGAACTGCATATCCAATTCAGGTCAACGGACCTTCCAAGGGAGTATTGATTGCTTACAATAATCTTACAACCTTTAATTATGGTCCTAATTGTGGAATTTATTCCATGAATTATTATGGCCAGACCCAGAATTACATGATCAGCAACTTCATTAATGTAACTGGTGTGGCAAGCACTCATTATTATGCTTTGGTTGCAGGAATTGAGGTTCAGGATTCCGATGACCTAATCTGGAACAATACGATTATCGTAAACAATATAGGAGAGTACAATGATGCCAATAACATTTATGGAATCAGCTATTCTCAAAGCACTGATGGTAATCATACATATAATATCCAATATAATAATGTGACTACCAATGGTCGCTATGCCGTTTCATTGTCAGGCCCCCAATCTTTGGTTGTGGATTCAATCATTGCGAATAATGTGCTGAATACCAATAAGTCCAGCGGTAATCGTGCAGTTCGTGTTGGTGCTGGTTACAACAATACTATCCGTAACAATACTGATGGCGTTTTCAGGAATACCTTAAATCCGGATGATTTGCCTGATTGGCTGAAGAATCATAAGGGTTTGGTTCCAAGGATTGTTGTTCCTAGGTATTATCGTGAGGGGTCTAATGGTTCTGGATTGACTGATGATGAAGGTAATGGTGCAGCGCCTTGGAATACTGGGTCTAATCCTAATGGTGATACTGTTTTCGGTTCAAATAGGGATACTGCTCCTGGTTTTGGTGGTGATGCTTCTCCAAGTTTCACTGCTGCAAGTCCTGGTGAAAGTGGCAGTTCTGCTGCTGATCCGAATGCCTATGAGATTGATGAGCAGGACAATGTTGTTAGCAAGTCTTCAGATTATTTCCAATTGGGAATAATTTGCATTGTTGCCTTGTTATTGTTGCTTGTTGGTTATAAGCGTCAGAAGGATAAAGAGGAAGAAGAATAG
- a CDS encoding MotA/TolQ/ExbB proton channel family protein, which yields MVGTNILTSTLDLVSQSLQIPVIIFLLLFAIGAIILLGGLIREFRHRKAVSNVEMKRLINEISNAKSQGEILNIVQSSEIPNSMKNDLREITDTDLDLESRIALAKKLVSSREKKLEKRLSYTDIITRIGPTLGLMGTLIPMGPGLAALGSGDIVTLSNAIIVAFDTTVVGIGAGALAYVISKVRRRWYSEYIANIDVLTDVVLTKIGKL from the coding sequence ATGGTTGGCACTAACATTTTAACATCTACTTTGGATTTGGTTAGTCAAAGTCTTCAAATCCCTGTGATCATTTTCCTATTATTATTTGCAATAGGTGCAATAATCCTATTGGGTGGATTGATTAGGGAGTTTAGGCATAGAAAGGCTGTTTCCAATGTGGAGATGAAAAGATTAATCAATGAAATCTCAAATGCAAAAAGTCAAGGAGAAATATTGAATATAGTACAATCTTCAGAGATTCCAAATTCAATGAAGAATGACTTAAGAGAGATTACAGACACTGATCTTGATCTTGAATCAAGAATAGCACTTGCAAAGAAACTAGTGAGCAGCAGGGAAAAGAAATTGGAGAAAAGACTCTCATACACTGATATTATCACTCGTATCGGCCCTACTTTAGGTTTGATGGGTACTTTGATTCCTATGGGTCCTGGTCTTGCTGCTTTAGGTAGCGGTGATATTGTGACTTTGTCCAATGCTATCATTGTTGCTTTTGACACCACTGTTGTAGGTATTGGTGCAGGTGCACTTGCTTATGTAATCAGTAAGGTAAGACGCAGATGGTACAGTGAGTATATTGCTAACATAGATGTCTTGACTGATGTTGTCCTTACAAAAATAGGAAAGCTTTAG
- a CDS encoding DUF2149 domain-containing protein: protein MVKLNRKTAFEEEEEDPMTGVANLVDAMLVIAVGLLVFLVISWNMQAIVFNEDISPDQRQDAINAMKQVTEIDQGKQLNETPDVSSSSGEGYSELGKVYKDSNTGKLIMIEN, encoded by the coding sequence ATGGTTAAGCTTAATCGAAAGACTGCTTTTGAGGAGGAAGAGGAAGACCCAATGACTGGTGTTGCAAACCTTGTGGATGCAATGCTTGTAATAGCAGTGGGACTTTTGGTGTTTCTAGTAATAAGCTGGAACATGCAGGCAATTGTATTCAATGAGGATATCAGTCCTGATCAAAGGCAGGATGCTATCAATGCCATGAAGCAGGTTACTGAGATAGATCAAGGCAAGCAGTTGAATGAGACCCCTGATGTAAGCTCAAGTTCCGGTGAAGGTTACAGTGAGCTTGGAAAGGTCTACAAGGATTCCAATACGGGCAAGCTGATAATGATAGAGAACTGA
- a CDS encoding ATP-binding protein produces the protein MNPDNEDSIHDFLQSQIADTPLSLNSELSNKGVKFNHRDDFEEIKSFIDNFIDGNNVNRYIVLPGLRGVGKTTILFQAYEYLINQKNVNPNQILYFSCEELNKIEDCDIYDTIKYYLKEFHNSSFQTVDEKIFLLIDEAHFDKDWSISGKLIHDKSKNIFMIFTGSSALNLEYNAEAARRMVRYPITPLNYSQHLKLKYGYQTDISNDLVDLLFNGNVENAIIKEKQVNRDLLNLRNYFSMDWDNYFKFGGFPAVMHDTNCRNASKKLYYSVEAVVTKDLGTMSNLTANTQTSALRLMKFLAEKYPGDISQNALANKIKTSAGTVNTIMDLLEKTHLLFHIEPYSGANARANKSWQYYFATPSIMHAINLKFGFSSISLSEYEGILLETLVASNLVNLKNSEKFFEFSIFYDTYKVKSKCVDFIVKKEFDDIIPIEVGHGKKDTSQIKDAIRRYKASYGIIISDTTKTIEKVDNVIFVPINTFSLI, from the coding sequence GTGAATCCTGATAATGAAGATTCAATCCATGATTTTTTGCAGAGTCAGATTGCAGACACTCCATTGTCCCTTAACAGTGAACTTTCAAATAAGGGGGTTAAATTTAATCATAGGGATGATTTTGAAGAGATAAAATCATTTATAGATAACTTTATTGATGGAAATAATGTTAATAGGTATATTGTTCTGCCTGGCCTTCGGGGGGTTGGAAAAACAACAATACTATTTCAGGCATATGAATACCTGATAAATCAAAAGAATGTTAATCCCAATCAGATACTTTACTTTTCATGTGAGGAACTGAATAAAATTGAGGATTGTGATATCTATGATACGATTAAGTATTATCTGAAAGAATTCCATAACTCATCATTTCAGACTGTTGATGAAAAGATATTTCTATTGATTGATGAAGCACATTTTGACAAGGATTGGTCAATTTCCGGAAAGCTAATTCATGATAAGTCAAAAAACATTTTCATGATTTTCACCGGGTCATCTGCATTAAATCTGGAATATAATGCAGAAGCAGCAAGGAGAATGGTAAGATACCCGATTACTCCATTAAATTACTCACAACACTTAAAATTGAAATATGGCTATCAAACCGATATTTCCAATGATTTAGTTGATTTATTGTTCAATGGCAATGTTGAGAATGCAATCATAAAAGAAAAGCAGGTAAATCGGGATTTGTTGAATTTGAGGAATTATTTTTCAATGGATTGGGATAATTATTTTAAGTTTGGTGGATTTCCGGCAGTGATGCATGATACTAATTGCAGAAATGCATCTAAAAAGTTATATTATTCTGTTGAAGCGGTAGTGACAAAGGATTTGGGAACAATGAGTAACCTTACGGCTAATACTCAAACAAGTGCTTTAAGACTTATGAAATTTTTAGCGGAAAAATATCCTGGAGACATTTCACAGAATGCCCTTGCAAATAAGATCAAAACTTCTGCAGGGACAGTGAATACAATAATGGACTTGCTTGAAAAGACCCATTTGCTATTTCACATAGAACCATATTCAGGTGCAAATGCAAGAGCGAATAAATCATGGCAATATTATTTTGCAACACCAAGCATAATGCATGCTATTAATCTTAAATTCGGCTTTTCTTCCATAAGCTTAAGCGAATATGAGGGGATACTTCTTGAAACATTAGTTGCTTCTAACTTGGTTAACCTAAAGAATAGTGAAAAATTCTTTGAATTCAGCATATTCTACGACACTTATAAAGTGAAGAGTAAGTGTGTTGATTTTATAGTGAAAAAAGAGTTTGATGATATAATTCCAATAGAAGTGGGGCATGGAAAAAAAGACACTAGTCAAATCAAGGATGCAATAAGGCGTTATAAAGCTTCCTATGGGATTATCATATCTGATACGACAAAGACTATTGAGAAAGTTGATAATGTAATATTTGTTCCAATAAATACATTCTCATTAATCTGA
- a CDS encoding FAD-dependent oxidoreductase, with translation MKVVIVGGGAGGISTASNLRRLDKEVEIIVLTRDNHVSYSPCAIPYVLSDRIHSFDDIVMRSVDDYKAKNIDVMLETEVTAVDSAKKTVTYLNDGKENTMSYDKLVLATGGSPFVPPMKGVDLDGVFKIRTLDDGKRVKEWAENCQSALVTGAGLIGIEIAYAFKKMGLKVTLCEMLPQIVPRSLDPDMAKIITDYLISEGIDVVLGQPITELKGEDGRVKTAVFEDGSEADADMVILATGVRAELTLPKMAGCDCGRWAVLVNDRMATSVPDVYAVGDCVESYSAILRSNTVSQLGTTAVRQAKTLAQTLAGKRSRFNPVLNSMVSKVGKLEFGAVGLTRSFAQQNSIKAVVAKVEALTRARYYPNAKPMNVKVICDADGTIIGCQIIAEERVAERIDTMTLAITQELTCFELSNMEFAYAPPVSMVIDPLVMAVEEVSKKFDN, from the coding sequence ATGAAAGTTGTTATCGTTGGTGGTGGAGCTGGAGGAATATCCACAGCTTCAAACCTTAGAAGATTAGATAAGGAAGTTGAAATTATTGTACTTACAAGAGATAATCATGTCTCTTATTCCCCTTGTGCTATCCCTTACGTATTGTCAGATAGAATCCATTCATTTGATGATATCGTAATGAGATCTGTTGATGATTACAAGGCAAAGAACATTGATGTCATGCTTGAGACTGAAGTCACTGCTGTTGATAGTGCTAAAAAAACAGTAACCTATCTAAATGATGGGAAAGAAAATACCATGAGCTATGATAAATTGGTATTGGCTACTGGTGGAAGCCCATTTGTCCCTCCTATGAAAGGAGTTGATTTGGATGGTGTATTCAAGATAAGAACCTTGGATGATGGTAAAAGAGTCAAGGAATGGGCTGAAAACTGCCAAAGCGCTTTAGTTACAGGTGCAGGATTGATCGGTATTGAAATAGCATATGCATTCAAGAAAATGGGATTGAAGGTAACCTTATGTGAAATGTTGCCTCAAATAGTTCCACGTTCCTTAGACCCTGATATGGCTAAAATCATTACAGACTACTTGATTAGTGAAGGAATTGATGTTGTGCTTGGCCAGCCTATCACTGAACTTAAAGGTGAAGATGGCAGAGTCAAGACTGCTGTCTTTGAAGATGGATCTGAAGCGGATGCAGATATGGTCATCTTGGCTACTGGTGTAAGGGCAGAGCTTACTTTGCCTAAAATGGCTGGATGTGACTGTGGTAGATGGGCTGTGCTTGTAAATGACAGAATGGCAACAAGTGTACCTGATGTTTATGCAGTTGGTGATTGTGTAGAGTCCTACAGTGCAATACTTAGATCAAACACCGTTTCCCAATTAGGGACAACTGCTGTAAGGCAAGCTAAGACATTGGCTCAAACCCTTGCAGGAAAACGTTCCAGATTCAATCCTGTCTTGAATTCAATGGTTTCCAAAGTGGGTAAATTGGAATTTGGTGCAGTAGGTCTTACAAGAAGCTTTGCTCAACAGAACAGCATAAAGGCAGTTGTGGCAAAGGTTGAAGCGTTGACAAGGGCAAGATACTATCCAAATGCAAAGCCAATGAACGTTAAGGTAATCTGTGATGCAGATGGTACAATCATTGGATGCCAAATCATTGCAGAGGAAAGGGTGGCTGAAAGAATTGATACAATGACTTTAGCTATCACTCAAGAGCTCACTTGCTTTGAATTAAGCAATATGGAATTTGCTTATGCACCTCCAGTGTCTATGGTTATTGACCCATTGGTAATGGCTGTAGAGGAAGTAAGTAAGAAGTTTGATAATTAA
- the metG gene encoding methionine--tRNA ligase, whose translation MTKIFISCALPYANGPCHLGHLRSTYIPADIYARYNRMAGNDVLMVCATDEHGTPIAVKADAEGKEPIEVAKRYHDMIVEDINSCDISFDNFARTTDEIHYKISQDFFKYLYDKGLIYEETIQQLYCENCEKFLPDRYVEGICPVCGAEARGDHCEVCGRALDPIELVEPKCLTCGNTPVIRDSTQYFFKLSHFQKPLEEYISTNPYLPPNVRNYAQNWLKEGLQDWIMTRDMKWGIPVPLEGAEGKVIYVWGEAFIGYMSSAAAWSRRTGIPWEDYWNGHVVHFIGKDIIYHHSLFWPAMLLGRDCKLPDDIFAGEFLSLEGRKMSTSKNWVVWVADFVKDFDSDLLRYYLTINAPLNKDTDFSWDEFQRRVNDELADVIGNFLHRTFTFTKKFFDGKVPEYKNPSEADLEFEQAIKELPDKVGDLIADMKFREGLVEIILTAKKGNKYFNDQEPWKAVKEDMEKASNCLYLSNQLCKAMAVLLKPYIPNKADAICNIINIPTENTWDDAKVFLETGHEINKAKPLFKKIEDKVIEAQKEKLYKNLETQENESKDDKKDDKKSEESKDEGEKMDLISIDEFAKVEIKIGKILECEKIEKSNKLLRTQIDIGDKTIQVIAGLGKRYAPEDLVGKKVPVVTNLKPAKLMGELSEGMIMATESAAILTPDDCEIGELLM comes from the coding sequence TTGACTAAAATATTTATTTCATGTGCACTTCCATATGCAAATGGACCATGTCATTTAGGACATTTGAGATCCACTTACATTCCAGCTGACATCTATGCAAGATACAATCGTATGGCTGGAAATGATGTATTGATGGTTTGTGCAACTGATGAGCATGGTACTCCTATTGCAGTAAAGGCAGATGCTGAAGGCAAGGAACCTATTGAGGTTGCAAAACGTTACCATGACATGATTGTAGAAGACATTAATAGCTGTGACATTTCCTTTGATAACTTTGCAAGGACAACTGATGAGATTCACTATAAGATTTCACAGGACTTCTTCAAATACCTTTATGATAAGGGATTGATTTATGAGGAAACCATCCAACAGCTTTACTGTGAAAACTGTGAAAAGTTCTTGCCAGACAGATATGTTGAAGGAATCTGTCCTGTCTGCGGTGCAGAAGCAAGAGGAGACCACTGTGAAGTTTGTGGTAGAGCATTGGACCCTATTGAACTTGTTGAACCTAAATGTTTGACTTGCGGCAACACTCCAGTCATTCGTGACAGTACACAGTACTTCTTTAAATTAAGTCATTTCCAAAAGCCTCTTGAAGAATACATTAGCACAAACCCATACTTACCTCCAAATGTAAGGAATTATGCTCAAAACTGGTTGAAGGAAGGTCTTCAAGACTGGATTATGACCCGTGACATGAAATGGGGTATTCCAGTACCTTTGGAAGGTGCAGAAGGCAAGGTTATTTACGTATGGGGAGAAGCGTTCATAGGTTACATGTCCTCTGCTGCAGCTTGGTCAAGAAGAACAGGCATTCCATGGGAAGACTATTGGAACGGCCATGTGGTTCATTTCATCGGTAAGGATATCATTTACCACCACTCATTGTTCTGGCCTGCAATGTTGCTCGGACGTGACTGCAAATTGCCTGATGACATCTTTGCAGGAGAGTTCCTTTCCCTTGAAGGCAGAAAGATGTCAACCAGTAAGAACTGGGTTGTTTGGGTAGCAGACTTCGTAAAGGACTTTGATTCAGATCTACTCAGGTATTACCTTACAATCAACGCTCCATTGAATAAGGACACAGACTTCTCTTGGGATGAGTTCCAAAGAAGGGTAAACGATGAATTGGCAGATGTAATCGGTAACTTCCTGCATAGAACATTCACTTTCACCAAGAAGTTCTTTGACGGTAAAGTGCCAGAATATAAAAACCCAAGTGAAGCTGACTTGGAATTTGAGCAAGCAATCAAGGAATTGCCTGATAAGGTAGGGGATTTGATTGCTGACATGAAATTCAGGGAAGGTTTGGTTGAAATCATATTGACTGCCAAAAAAGGTAACAAGTACTTCAATGACCAAGAGCCATGGAAAGCTGTAAAAGAAGATATGGAAAAAGCTTCAAACTGCTTATACTTATCAAATCAATTATGTAAGGCAATGGCAGTGCTCTTAAAGCCATATATTCCGAACAAGGCAGATGCAATCTGCAATATAATAAACATTCCAACTGAAAACACTTGGGATGATGCAAAGGTCTTCTTGGAAACCGGCCATGAAATCAACAAGGCAAAACCATTATTCAAGAAGATTGAAGATAAAGTGATTGAAGCACAAAAAGAAAAATTATACAAGAATTTAGAGACTCAAGAAAACGAGTCTAAAGATGATAAAAAGGACGACAAAAAGAGTGAAGAGTCTAAAGATGAAGGTGAAAAAATGGATTTAATTAGTATTGATGAATTTGCAAAAGTGGAAATTAAGATAGGTAAGATTTTAGAATGTGAAAAGATTGAAAAATCCAACAAGTTATTAAGAACTCAAATTGATATCGGTGACAAAACCATTCAAGTAATTGCAGGTTTAGGCAAAAGATACGCTCCTGAAGATTTAGTGGGCAAAAAGGTACCTGTTGTAACCAATTTAAAACCTGCTAAACTCATGGGTGAATTATCTGAAGGAATGATCATGGCTACTGAAAGTGCAGCTATCTTAACTCCAGATGATTGTGAAATCGGCGAATTACTTATGTAA